GCCCGCGCTGTAGGCCACCAGGCCGGTCTGCTCATATTGCGCATACATGGCGCGGTCGGAGGTGGTGAGGATGATGCGCGGCGCGGATGAGCGCAGCAGGTGCGGCCAGGCGTGCTTGCACAGCCATAGCGGTGCGTAGAGGTTGATGTCCATGGCACGTTGCAGGAACGCGGCGTCGAGGTCAGCGATGGGCTGGTAACCGACCCAGCCGGCGTTGTGAATCAGGATGTCGAGTTGGCCGAAGGCCTCGATGGCGTACGCGATCAGTTGCTCGCAGCCCGCGTTCGTGGACAGGTCGCCCCCGTGGCCGATCACGTTCAAGCCTTCGACCTGCAGGGTTTCTGCCGCAGTCTGGACCACCGAGGCATCGCTGCCCGCGCCGGCATTGTCGGCACCGATATCGCTGATCACCACCCGTGCGCCGCCCAGGGCCAAAGCCCGTGCGTAACTGAGCCCCAACCCGCGTGCGCCGCCGGTGACGAGTGCGGTTTTGCCTGTGAAATCCATGTGCTTGCTCTCCTGTTCGGGCCGCCCACCCTAACAACCTCGGCGCGCCTTGTTCAATGCTGTAATACTTTGCAAGCAATCCCCGTTGACGGCTGTCGAATTAATTCCTGCCCGATTGGGCCATCTGGTAAAACCCCTGCTTCACCTTTTTCCTGGAACCTTCATGTCCTCTCGTTTCCTCTCGCGCCTGAGCCTGCGCTGGTTTCCCATGGTGTGCATGGCATTGTTGATCGTCGGCCTGCCGGTGGGCTGCGCCGTGCTGCAACACAAGGAGCGCGAGCTGGTGTTTCGCATCGAGCCGGGCACCGCCAGTTGGTACAGCGGCTTGCCTAAGGCAGTGCAGGAATTCGAACTCAAGCCGGCCAGTTTCAAAGCCGGACAGAATATCCATGGCTGGTGGTACCCGGCGGACAAGAAAGACGCGCCCGCCATCCTCTACCTGCACGGCGTACGCTGGAACCTGACCGGGCAACTGTTTCGCATCGAGCAACTGCACGCCCTGGGTTATTCGGTACTGGCTATCGACTATCGCGGCTTCGGCCAGAGCCACGGCGAACTGCCGTCGGAAACCACCGTGTATGAAGACGCGCGCATCGCCTGGGAGCGTTTCCAGGTGCTGCAACCGGACCCGAATAAACGCCTGATCTACGGGCACTCACTCGGCGGCGCAGTGGCCATCGATTTGGCTGCCGAGTTGGGCAAGCAAACACCGCTGCCGGTGCGCGGGCTGGTGATCGAATCCACCTTCACGTCGCTGGCGGATGTGGCCACGGCCGTGGCGAACACCTCATTGCCGGTGCGCTGGTTGATGTCGCAGAAATTCGATTCCATCGACAAGATTGCCGATATCCATATGCCGCTGCTGGTGGTGCATGGCCTGGACGATCGCTACGTACCGCCGCGTTTCAGCCAGCAATTGTTTGAAGCCGCCCAGGAACCCAAGCGGCTGTTAATGGTGCCCGGTGCCAGCCATAACAACAGCATGAGCCTGGCCGGTCGCAGTTATGGCCAGGCGCTGGACAAACTGATGCAAGCGAAGATGCCGGCGCAGGTAGTCACACACTCCACAGGTCGCAGCGGCGACTCGTAAAAGCGTATTTCGGCACTGGGTTCGCGCTTGCGTGTCAAGCGCAAACCCTGCCCATGCTGGGCCAAAACAGAAGTTGATCAAATAATAACCTCTGCCGAAATCGCCAACCCTGCCGGGGCTTCGCAAAGTTATCCACAGAGATACCCACGGTTTTCGTGGACAACTCTTTTTATATTTTTACGTTTTTTTTGCTCAGCAAACCTTTTCAGGAAATGTACCCGGCAACAAAATCTCGCGATTCACATCGCGTATATCGTTATACCCACACAAGGCCATCGACACGTCCAACTCACGGGCGATGATCTCAAGCGCCTTGGTCACACCCGCCTCGCCCATGGCGCCCAGACCATACAAATGCGGGCGGCCGATCATGGTGCCCTTGGCGCCCAATGCCATCGCCTTGAGCACGTCCTGGCCGGAACGAATGCCACCGTCTAGCCACACCTCAATGCGCTCGCCCACCACTTCGACAATCGCCGGTAACTGGCTGATGCTCGAAGGCGCACCGTCCAGTTGACGACCGCCGTGGTTGCTCACCACCAGTGCGTCGGCGCCGGCATTCGCGGCCAGGCGTGCATCCTCCACATCGAGGATGCCCTTGATGATCAACTTGCCGCCCCAGCATTTCTTGATCCATTCCACATCGTCCCAGCTCAGGCGCGGGTCGAATTGCTGGGCGGTCCAGGACGACAGCGAACTCATGTCTGCCACGCCGTTCACGTGCCCGACGATATTGCCAAAACCCCGGCGTTTAGTGCCGAGCATGCCCATCACCCAGCGTGGCTTGGTCGCCATGTTGAGGATATTCGGCAAGGTCAGTTTCGGTGGCGCCGACAGGCCATTGATCAAATCCTTGTGGCGCTGGCCGAGGATCTGCAGGTCGAGGGTCAGCACCAGGGCATCCACACCGGCAGCCTTGGCGCGCTCGATCAACTGTTCGATAAAGGCGCGGTCGCGCATCACATAGAGCTGGAACCAGAACGGCTGGCCGACGTGCTCGGCGATGTCTTCCAGGGAGCAGATACTCATGGTCGACAAGGTGTAACGCAGGCCAAATGCTGCGGCGGCGCGCGCGGTCAGAATCTCGCCATCGGCGTGCTGCATACCGGCCAATCCGGTAGGCGCCAGTGCCACCGGCATAGCCATCTCCTGGCCGATCATCGTGGCGCGGATCGAGCGTTGATCAATGTTGCGCGCCACGCGCTGGCGGAACTTGATGCTGGCAAAATCGCTTTCATTTGCCCGGTAGGTGCTCTCAGTCCAGGAGCCGGAATCGGCGTAGTCGTAGAACATCCGGGGGACACGTTTTTGCGCGAGCTTGCGTAAATCTTCGATGGTTGTGATCAACGGCATCTAGGTCA
The genomic region above belongs to Pseudomonas azotoformans and contains:
- a CDS encoding alpha/beta hydrolase, encoding MSSRFLSRLSLRWFPMVCMALLIVGLPVGCAVLQHKERELVFRIEPGTASWYSGLPKAVQEFELKPASFKAGQNIHGWWYPADKKDAPAILYLHGVRWNLTGQLFRIEQLHALGYSVLAIDYRGFGQSHGELPSETTVYEDARIAWERFQVLQPDPNKRLIYGHSLGGAVAIDLAAELGKQTPLPVRGLVIESTFTSLADVATAVANTSLPVRWLMSQKFDSIDKIADIHMPLLVVHGLDDRYVPPRFSQQLFEAAQEPKRLLMVPGASHNNSMSLAGRSYGQALDKLMQAKMPAQVVTHSTGRSGDS
- a CDS encoding SDR family NAD(P)-dependent oxidoreductase, producing MDFTGKTALVTGGARGLGLSYARALALGGARVVISDIGADNAGAGSDASVVQTAAETLQVEGLNVIGHGGDLSTNAGCEQLIAYAIEAFGQLDILIHNAGWVGYQPIADLDAAFLQRAMDINLYAPLWLCKHAWPHLLRSSAPRIILTTSDRAMYAQYEQTGLVAYSAGKMAQLGIMNALSHEGAEAGIKVNAISPVAKTRMWGVTEEPDELKPDWVTPGVLFLASEQCEDTGYILRASNGQFTATRFTENPGVDYPRNLARIKASSAEAVAAAWDSIKQAQPLS
- a CDS encoding alpha-hydroxy acid oxidase, whose product is MPLITTIEDLRKLAQKRVPRMFYDYADSGSWTESTYRANESDFASIKFRQRVARNIDQRSIRATMIGQEMAMPVALAPTGLAGMQHADGEILTARAAAAFGLRYTLSTMSICSLEDIAEHVGQPFWFQLYVMRDRAFIEQLIERAKAAGVDALVLTLDLQILGQRHKDLINGLSAPPKLTLPNILNMATKPRWVMGMLGTKRRGFGNIVGHVNGVADMSSLSSWTAQQFDPRLSWDDVEWIKKCWGGKLIIKGILDVEDARLAANAGADALVVSNHGGRQLDGAPSSISQLPAIVEVVGERIEVWLDGGIRSGQDVLKAMALGAKGTMIGRPHLYGLGAMGEAGVTKALEIIARELDVSMALCGYNDIRDVNREILLPGTFPEKVC